The segment ATTTCGTCCACCTCCACCTCTGGCAAATGCAAAACTGCATGTTCAGAATTCATCAAAGGCGCAGGCAAGTCTTCAAGCCTCAAACTATCTGCGAGCAAAAAACCATTACTCTCGGTTCTGAGCAACTTCGCCAAAGTCGCACCTGTGCCAAGTTCCGCTCCTAAATCGCGAGCAATCGATCGAATATAAGTCCCACTCCCACAAGCGATTTCCAGATCCAACTCCGGAAACTCGCCCGCTCTCCAATCCAGCACCTTTAGGCTGTAAATTTCTACAGTTCGAGCCGGAACCTCGATCGTTTTGCCTGCCCGAGCCAAGTCATACAATCGCTTGCCATCGATTTGAATCGCACTGTAATTTGGCGGAATCTGCTCAATCACTCCTTGAAACAAAGAGAGCTTCTCTTGCACATTCTCTAAGCTCAGATTCGCAACCGCTTCTTGCGTCAGAATTTCGCCTTCCAAATCATCGGTTGTGGTCGTTACCCCAAATCGAATCGTCGCATGATAAGCCTTATCGTGATGCAGATATTGCAGCAATCGAGTCGCCCGACCGATCGCGATCGGTAAAACGCCCGTCGCTGCCGGATCAAGCGTTCCCGCATGTCCCACTTTCTTCGTCCCCAGAATCCTCCGCACCTTCGCCACACAATCATGTGACGTAAATCCAAACGGCTTATTGAGATTCAAAAACCCATCCACAAGCAAATCACCTACCCAACTGCGAAAGCGTTAACGATTGCACCAGACTTAACCGTAACGGATCTTGGGAGATTGCACGGGCATAGGTTGCAGAAATATAGGGTCGGAAGCTCGATTGATTGTTAATGTAAGTTTGAAAAAATGCCAAACTCAGCGCATTCATATAGCGCCGCGCGATCGCGGGATTCGCTCCAATCACTTCCGGCGGCACCGGAACCCCTTCATCATTCCCCTGTCCTAATGCTGAGAAGTGCGTTCCTTGCTCAATCACCGCCAAATATCGTTCATTCGTTTGTAACCACGTAAACGGCTGAATCTGCTCTGGCAAAGCAGGCGCGATCGTATCTGCATTGCCTCCTACCATCAAAATCGGTGTTTTAATCTGACTCACAGATGCCTGTCCGAACACACTACTGGTGATCGGATTAATCGCAACGATCGCTTTCACCCGTGGATCGCTCAAATTGTAGTTAATCGGCGGTAAAGCAGCCGCACGGCATTGCAGCAAGAGAGAAAGATTCAAGGTTCGATCGATCTCATCTGGACGACAGGATTGCTGAAGCTGTGCAAAATTGATCGGCGCACCCGCTAATGCCATCACCGTATAGCCGCCAAAAGACTGCCCCAAC is part of the Leptolyngbya boryana PCC 6306 genome and harbors:
- the truB gene encoding tRNA pseudouridine(55) synthase TruB, whose product is MDGFLNLNKPFGFTSHDCVAKVRRILGTKKVGHAGTLDPAATGVLPIAIGRATRLLQYLHHDKAYHATIRFGVTTTTDDLEGEILTQEAVANLSLENVQEKLSLFQGVIEQIPPNYSAIQIDGKRLYDLARAGKTIEVPARTVEIYSLKVLDWRAGEFPELDLEIACGSGTYIRSIARDLGAELGTGATLAKLLRTESNGFLLADSLRLEDLPAPLMNSEHAVLHLPEVEVDEIIARRWCQGQKIALGLAAGIVRVKCDRFLGIGEVREDGVLVPKMVYEPIA